Proteins from a genomic interval of Streptomyces fodineus:
- a CDS encoding F0F1 ATP synthase subunit delta, whose protein sequence is MNGASREALAAARERLDALTDSTSVDAASLADELAAVTALLDREAGLRRVLTDPAQPAEAKAQLVQRLIGGQVSGPTADLVAGMARSRWSQPRDLVDALEELANMADLTAAERTSTLDDAEDELFRFGRIVSSSTELRAALTDRAAGPAAKTELLHRLLGGRAKPVTERLVTRLVTAPRGRSLEAGLESLSKLAAERRDRMVAVVTSAVPLGDGQKQRLGAALAKLYGRRMHLNLDVDPEVIGGIRVQVGDEVINGSLADRLDDAARRMAS, encoded by the coding sequence ATGAACGGAGCGAGCCGCGAGGCCCTGGCAGCCGCACGTGAGCGTCTCGACGCGCTGACGGACTCCACGTCCGTGGACGCCGCATCGCTCGCGGACGAGCTGGCGGCCGTCACCGCGCTGCTCGACCGCGAGGCCGGCCTGCGCCGGGTCCTCACCGACCCGGCGCAGCCCGCAGAGGCCAAGGCGCAGCTGGTCCAGCGACTGATCGGTGGCCAGGTCAGCGGGCCCACCGCCGACCTGGTGGCCGGAATGGCGCGCTCCCGCTGGTCGCAGCCCCGCGACCTGGTGGACGCGCTGGAGGAGCTGGCCAACATGGCCGACCTCACGGCCGCGGAGCGGACGAGCACGCTCGACGACGCCGAGGACGAGCTGTTCCGGTTCGGCCGGATCGTCTCCTCCAGCACCGAGCTGCGCGCCGCGCTGACCGACCGTGCCGCCGGCCCGGCCGCCAAGACCGAGCTGCTGCACCGGCTGCTCGGCGGACGGGCCAAGCCGGTCACCGAGCGTCTGGTGACGCGCCTTGTGACCGCGCCGCGTGGACGTAGCCTGGAAGCGGGACTGGAGTCCCTGTCCAAGCTCGCCGCCGAGCGCCGGGATCGCATGGTCGCCGTCGTCACCTCGGCGGTGCCGCTGGGCGACGGCCAGAAGCAGCGCCTCGGCGCCGCCCTCGCCAAGCTCTACGGCCGGCGGATGCACCTCAACCTGGACGTGGACCCCGAGGTGATCGGCGGCATCCGGGTGCAGGTCGGTGACGAGGTCATCAACGGCTCCCTCGCGGACCGGCTGGACGACGCCGCCCGCCGCATGGCGAGCTAG
- a CDS encoding F0F1 ATP synthase subunit B, which produces MIANLVQLAAETEQNPLVPEKPELLVGTIAFAIVFFFFWKKLLPNINKVLEERRAAIEGGIEEADAMKVEAASVLEQYKAQLAEARHEAARLRQEAQEQGAALIAEMRAEGQRQREEIVTAGHAQIEADRKAAAQTLRQDVGKLATELAGKLVGESLEDHARQSRVIDRFLDELEEKAEATR; this is translated from the coding sequence GTGATCGCCAACCTGGTACAGCTGGCGGCCGAGACCGAGCAGAACCCGCTCGTTCCCGAGAAGCCCGAGCTGCTCGTCGGCACCATCGCCTTCGCCATCGTGTTCTTCTTCTTCTGGAAGAAGCTGCTTCCGAACATCAACAAGGTTCTGGAGGAGCGCCGCGCGGCGATCGAAGGCGGTATCGAAGAGGCCGACGCCATGAAGGTGGAGGCCGCGAGCGTCCTTGAGCAGTACAAGGCTCAGCTCGCCGAGGCCCGGCACGAGGCCGCGCGCCTGCGCCAGGAGGCGCAGGAGCAGGGTGCCGCGCTCATCGCCGAGATGCGGGCCGAGGGCCAGCGGCAGCGCGAGGAGATCGTCACCGCCGGTCACGCCCAGATCGAGGCCGACCGCAAGGCCGCCGCGCAGACGCTGCGTCAGGACGTCGGCAAGCTCGCCACCGAACTGGCCGGCAAGCTCGTCGGCGAGTCCCTCGAGGACCACGCCCGCCAGAGCCGTGTGATCGACCGCTTCCTCGACGAGCTCGAGGAGAAGGCCGAGGCCACGCGATGA
- the atpE gene encoding ATP synthase F0 subunit C produces the protein MSAALETLAATAGVHGSVGSIGYGLAAIGPGIGVGIIFGNGTQALARQPEAAGLIRANQILGFAFCEALALIGIVMPFVFGR, from the coding sequence ATGTCCGCTGCTCTTGAGACCCTCGCCGCCACCGCTGGTGTTCACGGCTCCGTCGGCTCGATCGGCTACGGCCTCGCTGCGATCGGCCCCGGCATCGGCGTCGGCATCATCTTCGGTAACGGTACGCAGGCCCTGGCCCGCCAGCCCGAGGCCGCCGGTCTGATCCGCGCCAACCAGATCCTGGGCTTCGCCTTCTGTGAGGCGCTCGCCCTCATCGGCATCGTTATGCCGTTCGTGTTCGGTCGGTAA